The Palleronia sp. THAF1 genome contains the following window.
CGCTCACGATTGCGGTGGCAGATGCACGGCCTCGCCCGTAGCCGCAGATTTCTGTGCCGCGAGCCCCATTTCAACGGCCCGCGCGCCGTCCGCCAGCGTCACTTCGACCTCCGCCCGGCCCAAAACAACCTCCCTGAATCGCTGGTGCTGATAGAAGGTCGCGCCGTTATGATCACCTGCTTCCAGCAACCGCGGATCGACCGGAAGTTCCAGCGTTTCCGGCCCCTTGGGATGGCGGGGGCTGACCACAAGCTGCGCCGTCGGGCTGGGACCAAGCGCTTCGGGCCAGAAGCGCGTCGGTCCAGGCACGAACGCCTCGACCTTGCCCGCGTGACCCGTCAGCGCGATCTCTTCCTGCCAGCGACCGCCCTCGGCGAACATGCACAACTCCAGCATCGCCCGCGCACCACTTTCGAAATCAACCAGCACGTATCCGCTGTCCAGAATGTCCGGCACGCGATCCCCGTAAACCTCGTCCTTGTGGTTCAGTTCCTGCCCCGCGCTGGCCATGATCCGTACCGGCTCGGACTGCAGAATCAGGCGCATCAGATCGAAGAAATGGCAGCATTTCTCGACGAATGTGCCGCCGGTGAAAGCGTTGAAGCGGTTCCAGTCACCGACCTTGTCCAGAAACGGAAAGCGATGCTCACGAATCGACAGCATGCGCGGTGCGCCGGTCGCGCCGGTCGCCTTGTCGATCAACGCGGCGATGGGGGGCATGTAGCGGTATTCCATCGCCACCCAGACCGGGGCCGGATAGTCGATCGCCGTCAAGGCCGCGGCCTGATCTTCGCTTGTGTACAACGGCTTTTCGATCAACAGCGGCAGGGCCCGGCGCTGCGCAATCTCCATCATTTCAGGGACATGCAAAAAATTCGGCGATGCGATGACCAGCGCATCCAGCGGGTCGTGCGCCAGCAGCTCGGCAATTGATCCGTATTGCACCGCATCCGGTACCAGCGCGCGGGTATGCCTTGCCATACCGGGGTCAGGCTCCAGGAATGCGACGACCTCGGCCCCATCCAGAAGCGCGATATTGCGGATGTGCTCTTGCCCCATCATCCCGCATCCGATGATGCCGTATTTGACTATTTCGTGCATTCGCAGCCCTGACCTTCGTCGCGTTTACCCGCCAACTATTCATTTCCGTGCATCACGATGAGCATGGGAACCCGGCTTCGCCCGCCGCTTCACTAACCGCAATTGATGCACCCCCACAGGGCTGCTACGCAAGCAGCATAAGGAGCCTTCCCATGACCGTTGTCCCTGTCACCTCAGCCGATCTCGACGCCGCAGAGGTCTCTTGGTTCGCCGCCCTGTGTTCCGACGATTACACGCAGTTGGGCGTACCCGATGGTGATCTGCGGTCAAGCTGGACACACTGCCGCGACATCGCGCTGGAGGCCGAGCGTCAATCTTTTCGCAACATTTTGTGCCCATCATCCTATCAGGTCGGTCAGGACACGCTGTCATTCGTCGCCGGAATGGCACCGCTTACGGAAAGGATGAATTTTCTGGCCGCGATCCGCTGCGGAGAGATGCAGCCGATCATGCTCGCGCGCACGGTCGCGACACTGGATCACATGCTGGAAGGACGGCTGACTTTGAATGTCATCTCGTCCGACTTTCCGGGGGAGAAGGCTGACAGCGACTACCGTTACCAGCGCAGCCGCGAGGTGGTGGAGATTCTGAAACAGGCTTGGACGCAGGATACGATCACCTATCACGGACAGGTCTACGATTTCGATGCCGTCCCGACGGACCCCGCCAAACCCTACCAGACCGGCGGTCCTCTGCTCTACTTCGGCGGCTACTCTCCGTCGGCGCTGGAATTGTGCGGCCAGCATTGCGACGTCTACCTCATGTGGCCCGAACCAAAGGACCAGATCGCCGAACGGATGCGCGCCGTGAACGACGTGGCCGCCCGCTATGATCGCACGCTCGACTACGGCCTGCGCGTCCACATGATCGTGCGCGACACGGAAGCAGAGGCGAAGGAATACGCCGAACACCTGACCGCTCAGCTTGACGACGAGATGGGAAAGCTGATCCGCGAGCGCGCCCATGACAGCGGTAGCCTGGGTGTCAGCCATCAGGCCCGTGCGCGCGAATTGGCGGACCAGTTCGGCTATGTCGAACCCCACCTCTGGACCGGCATCGGCCGCGCGCGGTCGGGCTGCGGCGCCGCACTGGTAGGATCGGCGGACCAGGTCCTTTCAGAAATCGAGGCGTACCGGAAAATGGGCATCCGCTCGTTCATCTTCTCGGGTTACCCGCATCTGGACGAGTGTCGCCATTTCGGCCGACTGGTCATGCCTCAGTTGACAACCTGCTCGCTACCCCATGTCTACGGTCGCGTACCGGACACCACTCCGGCCACGCCCCTTGGAACAGGAGACCGCCGCTGATGGACCGCGTCAGACTTTCGCCCGACCTGGAGATCAGCCGCATCGTTTACGGCATGTGGCGGCTGGCCGATGACGGCGCCGACACGGCGCCCAAAGCCGTGCAGGAAAAGATCGAAGCCTGTCTCGAACAAGGCATCACCACCATGGATCAGGCCGACATCTACGGCGGATACATGGCCGAAGAAGTGATGGGAGCCGCGCTGACACCCAATCTGAAACGCCAGATCGAGGTTGTCACGAAATGCGATATCGTCGCGCCGGCAGGGCGTCACGCGAAGGCACGCATCAAGCACTATGACACCAGCCGCGCGCATATTGTCCGCTCTGTCGACACCTCGCTGCGGCTGATGGGGATCGACCGGATCGACCTTCTGTTAATCCACCGCCCCGATCCGTTCATGGACCAGCACGAGACGGGCCGAACGCTGGACGCGTTGGTCGCTCAGGGAAAAGTCCGCGCCGTTGGCGTGTCGAACTTCAAGCTGCACGACTGGACCCTGCTGCAATCCGCGATGACATCGCCGCTGGTGACGAACCAGATCGAGATGAGCCTTGGCCACGTTGCCCCTTTCACCAACGGCGATCTCGCCTATCTGCAAGAGCGCAACGTCGCACCGATGGCATGGTCGCCCTTGGGTGGCGGCGCACTGATGACTGGCACCGGCGCGCTGGAAACCGCGATGGACGAAGTCGCCGCACAGGCCGGCGTGGACCGTGCCGCCGTTGCGGTCGCCTGGCTTCTGGCGCATCCGGCCGGTATCGTTCCGGTCCTTGGCACCAACAATCCGCGCCGCATCCGCAGCATCTCTGACGCGGAGAGGGTAAAG
Protein-coding sequences here:
- a CDS encoding Gfo/Idh/MocA family protein, producing MHEIVKYGIIGCGMMGQEHIRNIALLDGAEVVAFLEPDPGMARHTRALVPDAVQYGSIAELLAHDPLDALVIASPNFLHVPEMMEIAQRRALPLLIEKPLYTSEDQAAALTAIDYPAPVWVAMEYRYMPPIAALIDKATGATGAPRMLSIREHRFPFLDKVGDWNRFNAFTGGTFVEKCCHFFDLMRLILQSEPVRIMASAGQELNHKDEVYGDRVPDILDSGYVLVDFESGARAMLELCMFAEGGRWQEEIALTGHAGKVEAFVPGPTRFWPEALGPSPTAQLVVSPRHPKGPETLELPVDPRLLEAGDHNGATFYQHQRFREVVLGRAEVEVTLADGARAVEMGLAAQKSAATGEAVHLPPQS
- a CDS encoding LLM class flavin-dependent oxidoreductase, with the protein product MTVVPVTSADLDAAEVSWFAALCSDDYTQLGVPDGDLRSSWTHCRDIALEAERQSFRNILCPSSYQVGQDTLSFVAGMAPLTERMNFLAAIRCGEMQPIMLARTVATLDHMLEGRLTLNVISSDFPGEKADSDYRYQRSREVVEILKQAWTQDTITYHGQVYDFDAVPTDPAKPYQTGGPLLYFGGYSPSALELCGQHCDVYLMWPEPKDQIAERMRAVNDVAARYDRTLDYGLRVHMIVRDTEAEAKEYAEHLTAQLDDEMGKLIRERAHDSGSLGVSHQARARELADQFGYVEPHLWTGIGRARSGCGAALVGSADQVLSEIEAYRKMGIRSFIFSGYPHLDECRHFGRLVMPQLTTCSLPHVYGRVPDTTPATPLGTGDRR
- a CDS encoding aldo/keto reductase, whose amino-acid sequence is MDRVRLSPDLEISRIVYGMWRLADDGADTAPKAVQEKIEACLEQGITTMDQADIYGGYMAEEVMGAALTPNLKRQIEVVTKCDIVAPAGRHAKARIKHYDTSRAHIVRSVDTSLRLMGIDRIDLLLIHRPDPFMDQHETGRTLDALVAQGKVRAVGVSNFKLHDWTLLQSAMTSPLVTNQIEMSLGHVAPFTNGDLAYLQERNVAPMAWSPLGGGALMTGTGALETAMDEVAAQAGVDRAAVAVAWLLAHPAGIVPVLGTNNPRRIRSISDAERVKMDRETWFQLYTHALGQEVP